Part of the Vanacampus margaritifer isolate UIUO_Vmar chromosome 12, RoL_Vmar_1.0, whole genome shotgun sequence genome, atgttttatttttttgaggtagttaaaaaaaaaaagtttgaaaaccaCTTACACGAATTAATGATTCCTCATTCGTTTTAGAAGTGTTCTCAAACCTTGcaaatattcattaaaatacattaaattcgGTTTTGGGGAGatggtacttggtgtaaaaagtgTGAGAACAACTGTCCTACTTCACCTTGACTTTTACCTCATCCATGACCACCTTGACGGCAACAACCGGGGTTGCCTGGCAACCACAACATTTCCGGTCCAGTTAAATTGGTTGATAGCAAACAGGTGAGTTCAACTCGCCTACATGATAGCAAACAGGTGAGTTCAACTCGCCTACATGATAGCAAACAGGTGAGTTCAACTCGCCTACGAGTCTTCAAAACTTGCCTTTCTGACCCACACTAGTGAAATACGCCCGGTTATTGTTAGGTTGGTTCGACATGTTCGCGTTGGCGTGTGTGTCTCTTTTCGGAACAACAATAACCGGTCCAAACGGCCGCCGAGCCAATTATATGACCGGCCAAACTCGCCAGGTGTCGGTAAGCGACCGCCGGGTGCTGGCGGCTGCTCGCTTCGCCGTGGCCGAATTTAACCGAATCAACCCCGAGGCGCAGTTTTTGTACAACTTGGTGAATATAACGTCAGCCGAAGTTCAGGTAAGCGGAATGgaagtgtaataaaaaaaaaaaaactttcacggTGTGTACTGTGTGCAAAGCAGGTGGCAAATACAAGTTATACAATACATGATTCATCACCTGTTAAGTAAAAGTACACACTTCGAAGTAACAATGCATTTTACGGCCAATTATATGCGCAATGGccattttttatgaatatttttatttaacaacaaaaaatggatCTGCACTcgagtttacttttttttaataaaaaaaaaagaaaaactacatAGTGCTAGAATCAAGGAAAATGGTGTCACGTTGTgaactgtaagaaaaaaattgtaactgaAAAAGCCACGTTAATTTTATCTACTTAACGGAGGTTATCTCAAGGAACTTTACGCCTTGTTTGCACAGCTCTTGAGATACAAGGTCTGTATGGTGGTTGTGGGCTTAACTCTCTTCACAGTAAACAGCACTTTGGCAAAtagttaataatgataataaaaaaggctttaagCTAAGTTTactgccactcccagttgaagctTTAAAGTAAACgtaaaacaattgtttttaaaacagccaTAGCGTTGCCTTTCTGTCACACAGTTAATATAAATACTAGTTTTAATCTTCTTGTGGTGTTTCTTCgtcgttgtttttttaattgctgaCGTACAAATGATGATCTGGAAGAGGACTTGGGTGTCATTATGACTCCCACTTGGTTGTAGGCAGCATATGTTTCGCTGCAttatgattggctgctgcatGCAGTCTGCCTGGATGCAGCAGCCAATCATTACTTGCTCAATCATGGGCTCGTCCTGCTACAACCATGGGATCAAGAGGACTCTTCAAGAAACAGTTTTTCTTAGACTGCCCCCATGTGGCGAGCACACCAATAGGCGCAGTACAGTATTCAGTTGCAGCAGTCAATAACTCCAGTTATGTCATTACTGGAAGATTCACAAGGAACCACTTTAtttagaggggggaaaaaattacaagcctattttgacaaGAGTAGAAAGTACTGATGTCTGTCTTCATGTATTGAGGAAAAGTTAAGTCTTTagaaaaaattctaaatttaaGTACAGATCCCTGAAAATTTTACTTGAGTACAGTTACGCCATATTTGTGTTTGATTCCCACCACTAGTGGAATATTTTAAGAGTGATTTATTCCCGGCAGGTGGTGTCCCTGCTTGGAATATTTCCTGGTTATGCAGCTGGGCCGTGCACTGGTCTGCGGGAAGGACACATCCCCGCAAGCTTGCACTCACCTCATTCCATACAAGGCAAGTTTGAACCGTTTATCTTGACACCACAGCACAGTGAACCCTCACTATTTGCAGGAGTGAGGGAGTAAGATGCAATTAGTAAAATTTGTCTTAAGATGGGAAATGATTAGAATTGCATATAGGAATATAAACTTTTGTGCTTAACATTTGATTTGTAAAAGTGACagatgggtgtttttttttacttaaatgtgtttgtatgaaAATTGGGTGaaggtttgttttatttagaatttttttttatttttaaattgcactAGAATTTAACTTATTTTGTGGAATGAGAataattatcattttaattgtatttttcatcAATTTATAGGCCATTTTTAAGGGTATGTATTGGGCAGTGcgtgtttattttaatgaattattcccattttaaaattgtatttcattaACCAGTTATGTAAttcatattcatttttgtttgtaataaaATGATGGTTAATTGCACAatttcctaaaaataaatatagcattttattttacaattggtGTACCCCCACATGTTTGCAGTTCGGCTTATTAGTAGTTATTTTGACCCCACTtaggggttgttgtttttttccattgcaATTTCAAGGGAGCTAATTTTCGCTATTTTTGCGGCCAGGCTTGGTCTACTCATTCATGAGTATCTGGGGTGCATTGTAATCTAATTTTAACTAACctattgtaaacaaaataaagtagAACAGATCTATGTCAACTTTTCTATCTAGCACAATTCATGTAATAGAAAATAAGAAAGTATAAGAAAATActtgcatattaaaaaaaaaaataaaaatcagtagAAGTCTCACATTTTCATtgttaatatttataatatacattttatattatattgaatATTTACATGTTATGTGTCCAATTGTTTTACTTTATGTACAATAAATCAATATACAATtattaaatgagaaaaataagaaaattaatccatacattttatgaaacaatttttgggggagaaacTAAATATGGGACTCAATTCAAATCTTGATGGGTCAGATTTAATGATGTCAAATTCATTTCACCATTACAAAAAGTAAATCTTTGATTTCGAGAAACACTCACCACATGTCAAAGGTCATTGGTATAAATTTAATATAtagaatataaatatatttttttcttagttttttttaaatgcacatgaCAAACTATCTTACTGTAGCTTAAAGCATGTTGAGCAGTTATTTGTTAGCAGCTGACAGTAGCCGTCCGGACCTTTCTCTGCATCATTTTGAGACGTTTACCACTCTGCTTTTCCTGGCGTCAACCCCATAAGGAGCCTCGCCTGCCTGTCTGACCTCTACTGGCATCTTCCATTGCGCTGTATGCCGTCAAGCCTAaaatctgtgtgtttttcagagagtcatttgtagttattttcaacAGGCAAATTGGAGAGTAGGCGAAGGGTTCGCTGTACTGTTGCGGCTCGTTCAAGTGTACACTTTTTATTAATGTGATGTAATTACAGGAGCTTCATTGTGAGCGAAATCTCCTGGGAACATACTTATGTGCTCTTTCAGAGCAGGTGTGCTGCATTTGCTACTTGAGTAAAGTCATCAgagatttgtttgtgtgtgttcatgtgtggggagaaaaaaaatagtgcttattattgtaaacaaaacaatattataTACGTTCATTAAGCGCCGACTCATTGGAGCCACTTGTTCCGACACTCTGCTTGAATGAGTTCATTGACCTGCACTCCAAGTCTACATTGTAtgggactgaaaaaaaaaaaaaagtggcaattaTTCTCATTGAGTGACCAGGGGCAGCTTTACTGCGCTTCATCTCCCAGTGTGAGTCCTGGCAGCTGTAAAGCTCGGCTTGCGTGTCAAACCCGGACAGACGCGAGGCTGCTAAACGGAGACCAGGCCGCACCTCGCGACGCTAGACCACTGCCACCGCCGCGCCCCTCCagaaggggtgtgtgtgtgtgtgtgtgtgtgtgtgtgtgtgtgtgtgtgtgtgtgtgtgtgtgtgtgtgtgtgtgtgtgtgtgtgtgtgtgtgtgtgtgtgtgtgtgtgtgtgtgtgtgtgtgtgtgtgtgtgtgtgtgtgtgtgtgtgtgtgtgtgtgtgtgtgtgtgtgtgtgtgtgtgtgtgtgtgtgtgtgtgtgtgtgtgtgtgtgtgtgtgtgtgtgtgtgtgtgtgtgtgtgtgtgtgtgtgtgtgtgtgtgtgtgtgtgtgtgtgtgtgtgtgtgtgtgtgtgtgtgtgtgtgtgtgtgtgtgtgtgtgtgtgtgtgtgtgtgtgtgtgtgtgtgtgtgtgtgtgtgtgtgtgtgtgtgtgtgtgtgtgtgtggaggatTACTGGTGTTTTCAGATTACTGCGCAGCAAGACCGAACTGTCTGCCGTCTCTGACCCCCTTTTTTAACAGACATATCTCTACgcttactgtaaaaaaatggttaaacgCAAATGCAGCGCAACCTCCAAAGTCGAACACAATCGGTGACGCTGGTTAACTTCCATGTTAAGCAATGACAGAAGTACTCgagtataaaagtaaaaaccTGCTTGCTAGTTTTTCAAGTGGCAAAACTTGTCGACTGGTACAATTAAGGTAGTCTACTGTTTAAAAACTTAGATCATTTTAACGACACATACTTGATGTCAAAATTGCCTATaggtgacctcactagtcattaacatgacattctgattaatattacatttgtggaatatcaaattttatttatacagcacctttcatacattaaaatgcaactcaaggtggcgaacaattaaaacatctatagtacaataaaatgagttatgcagtaaaatccacccgtttctATTTCCGTTTGTCACTTGCcgtcgaccgaagatgacatcacagttgctcaggcaatgaccaatcacagctcacctgttttctgaaactgagctgtgattggttgttacctgagtatTCTTAGCATTGATGTCTCTACCATTTGTAACGCTGGACTCTTATTACCCACCCAAAATGGCTTCAGGTCTCACTTTTTGTTGCTGACCCaccagttgagaatcactgatctAGTTGATGAAAATATTAGCACTAGCGCTGCTAGCAAAGTAGCATTAGGGCAAAAGTGGtccatgtttgtttacagtaAAAGCCTTACGGATAAGTGATCGGCCCcttctctccccctccctcgcCGTCCCTAATGTCTCTAATCACGGATGTCTTAATCAAGTGGGGGCAAAACCTAAAGAATTGGCTGGCATCAGTTGGCAGAGGTTGGTAATGTGGCAGGGGGAGGGTCTCGGGGAATACTCTCTTTTAATACGGGCAGTCTGTGGGTGCCAGGACGGTGCCCTGCCCATCTGCCACAACGCCCACCCGCCCACTGACACACTAacaggtgcgtgtgtgtgtgtgtgtgcgtgtgtgtgtgtgtgtgtgtgtgtgtgtgtgtgtgtgtgtgtgtgtgtgtgtgtgtattccttGTCCTCACTTAGCCCGGGTAGCAGATGGTGAGGGTAAGGCTTGGACCCACCGCCACccctcctacacacacacacacatactccaCTCCAAGCCACCCCTTAtttccccaccccacccctcttTGTGTTGTTGAGGAGTGCTGAAAGGCGAACCCCAGTCAGCCCCCCCACCCGCTCCatctcaaacacacacgcatataaaTCCTTGGCTGCCTGCCATTGGCGGGACTCAGTCAGGTGTCCTAATGCTTCAGTTAGGGGAGGAAACGCTGCTTAATCTGCCCATCGCGTGCCACCGGCCACGGCCTGGCCTCTTTTGTGTCTGGCACCCCTctgatccccccccccttcatctGTCTTTGCCCCCCATCCCAACCCAGTTTCTCGACGCCCAAGACGGTGTCATCCTTCTTCTTCAACATCAGCCCTCTTACTGCCGCCAATAGTCGACTTTCCCCGTCAGTCTGTATTTTGAAGTGGGTTAACAAACTTAAGGCTTGGGGTCCATACCTTGCCTGCCAAGTCATCTTACGGGGCCCACTAAAGTGTGTCATTTTGGCAGGAAGTCTGCGTGGCAATTGCACGTATACATTCCCCATCAGGACGTGTTTACTATTGTGGGTGGTAGTATCATAGCGCTACCCGAGGCGGCACGTGTGTGAGGGAATGCCAAGCAGGAAGGGAATGTTGCCAAGCTTCCCGCCCTGTCTGACAAGAATGTCATGCGTCACACCAGTGCTGATCGCTAAATGCTCCGTTTTGTTCAGAGGTCGAAAAAATTTCCAATTTCCAAGTTCTCACATTCCCAAAAAcggttgggtaaaaaataacccaaattggttCAATAATGGatggacccaactttttgagttactaaaaaaaaataatgaatacaattattaaaataaaaataatttaaacaaatatatatacatttcacaaaccaacctatttttttttttttgtgcttgttttgtgGTTTATCCATTTGACCAAACTtcttgggttaattgaatacagGTATTCCAActgaatttggtcaaaaatgaactctcccgtttttgagttatttaatcaaaaaaagttgggtcaaatcaaagtaacccaatttttagtttattcttttaacccccccccactaaaaataaatttactACAAAACCCAAttcttgggttattttgtaggtttatcatttgacccaactttttgggtgaaaggaataacccacaaagttgagttggtccattttttgacccaatttgggttatttttgacccaactgtttttagagtgctggAAGGCAGCTTTTGAACAAATGTACCATGATGCTATAAAGTGAGCATGTTCAGTGTGGtttgtgccccaaaaaaagctCGACCTTTGATCATCAGACTAAAACACATTGTCTCACATGCTTTTGGGGAAACTGATgatttatttgatgtttttcaTCTCCTCTAAAACATCGCACTACATCACCATAAGAGCGCCATACCACAGTGAAGTATGGTGGTGGTAGCATCCTACGATGCAAGCTATTTTTCTTCGGCTGGAACTGCAGCTTCAGTCAAGCTGGTGGGAATTATGAACACTTCCAAATAGCAATCAACTGCTGTCCTTCCATTTTTTCTATGGCGCTCGTCTTCATGAGTGTCACGGCTGAGCTGGAGCAGACTTTTAGTGAGAGGTGGTAGAGCCTgcactggtcgccagtcaatcacagcaaTCAACTTTTTTGACATGGCTCGGATGCTAGAGTGGTCATATCCCAACTTGAAGGTTATGATACTGAACCGCTatttgctcctgatgctgcgtcaacAGTTGGTGAATGAGGAGATGGTGTTAGTGCTTTGGATAGCTTGAAGGTAGAAAGTGAAAGCACAATTGGGCCACGCTGAAACGACTTGAGTGgactatcacaaaaaaattaatttgcaagttaagctagcttaacgctaacaattCAAAACGCCATACAtgggctaatggaaattaggACAGCTATTATGACTATTTTCtaccttcaaacaactgctacttaaACAAACATGGAGCATCAAAAATAACTCTGGCATATATTCTCTCTGCCATGTGCAAAAACGACTATTACTGGAGTTCCATTCGGGGCCTTCTCTGCCTTTTCTTGCTGGTCACACTGTATTTCCCCCCCCACGCTCACCATAGTGCTGCCCAGCGTAATGCAACTTTAAATTCGGACTTAAAAATCTACATTGTAGTGGCGGACACAAAGAATGAACACCGAAATAGCGAGGGTCCTGTATCCTACATTTGAGCGACCTTCACATTTCGTGAATGTAAACGTGTACATTTATCCCCCATGCATCTTGTGTATGTCACGCATCCATCACACGGAGGGAGCATGGCGCCCTATTTGCGCAAGGTGCAGCGCTCTGATTAGGATGAATGATGCTTCTCGGGGCACTTTGATACCATTTGGTTGCGTAACCGGAGTGTGGGGAGGTCATTAACATTTGACCCCTGGCGACCTTGGCTTTAATTGACCCCTGATTTGGTCAGCGCTTGAGAGCACACGCAGTGGTCCATAAGGTCGGAGGGCAAAGTGTCCTCAGCTGTGCTGTCATGGAAACGGCAGCGGTTGCTCCTCCGGATGGTCAATTTCAATCTTAGGACTGCGGccacctttgttttgttttgtgtgtgcagctCTGTGGCGATATATAAGGTCTTagcccaatttttatttttacataatttaaaatatcaaTATCGGAATAGCTATATGACAGAGGGGAAAAGCAATTAAATAggcttaattttaaaaaatgttcaatatgacatgcatttttctctcgcaaatatAGTCTTGGCCACCATACTGATACTCAATATTATGTTATTGGCTCTGAATAGCTTGCCTCTCGTCTGCAATCAGTTTGATTACCTCCTCTTTGTGACACGGGAACTGTTATTACTTgactttgttttggtttggtcaTCACGTGTGTAGTGGGACTTGGCAATACACAGCATGCAGGAAAGGCCCCAAAGTCGTTCATTGCTAAGGACTTTTCGCACTGCACTTAGTTTTCCTGGTGATCACCAAGGGGCAGGGCGCATGACAGACACCATTTGGGTGCAATCTTGCCCGTATTTGGAAGCATTGAAGTGCTTGCCACTTGCCTCGTGCTGTTGGCACTTTGAAATCACTCCACCAACCCCTCCtctttggatggatggatttgtttACTGGCTGGCTAAAGAATAAAAACTGTTGTGCAGAAAGGCACTGAACCTCATCTTGCTAGTCCACCATTTTTGTCCatccaaccccccacccccgccaccctgTGGTTTTGCTtccccacttcctgtttgtgaccGTTGTGAAAGGGTTTCCTTGCAATCAACGCTGCGgtaggggagggaaaaaaaaaaatcaatactttGAATGTAACGAGTAGCCGTGGAATATGGGAATGATTTATGTCGGGACAGGGAATGTGGAGGGGCGATGATGTTGGCACTATGTGAGACCCTAGAGGAAGAACTAAAAGCCTTTGCTGCTTGTTCATCCTGGCACTTCTTCTCCTTCATTCTTCATCTCCCTCCCTGTTTTCTATCCGACACAACCGTCGCCTTTTACCGTCCCGCTCAATCACGATGGGACGTGCCGGATCGGGGCAAGTTGTGGACCACCACTAGCCATAAACGGCAtatgcccccccctcccccctcccccctggGATTAATGAGAGCATGTTAATATGAGCGTACAGTCAAGACAAGGGAGAGGGAAGCACAAGGCGGGAAAGAATGTGAAAATGAAGGAGCATAGcgaaatgtgtgtatgtgtgtctgtgttgctTTATTGCAGTGGCCCCACCTACCCCTCCATCCCATCGAGGAGGCAGTcccaagaagaagaggaagaggggaGGGGTCGGATCCCCTCCTCTCAGCCCCCCCAttgacacacatgcatacacacgcTCACTTCTTTTCTGGCTCATACATGCACTCTGCTCCATGAGGGGAGCAGCGGCTGAGGAGAGAGAACACGCCAGCGTCTGCAGG contains:
- the LOC144061768 gene encoding uncharacterized protein LOC144061768 yields the protein MFALACVSLFGTTITGPNGRRANYMTGQTRQVSVSDRRVLAAARFAVAEFNRINPEAQFLYNLVNITSAEVQVVSLLGIFPGYAAGPCTGLREGHIPASLHSPHSIQVCAINGGAKTEGCEVEAANPQTE